From Impatiens glandulifera chromosome 7, dImpGla2.1, whole genome shotgun sequence:
AAATCCAGGCTCCGCCCCTGTTGAGACAGCTTAATCTCTAGCTAGCTCTCAGTCTGTTACAAGCCAGAACAGAAGAAAACATTTCTTCTGCAATTCCCTTTCAATTGAGGAATTCTTCTGTTCTTTAACAGGGAAATGAATAGACCATTATGTACCACTAAACACATTTAGAATAGTTCAAGATAAATGACATCTTGGATGACTTTGTATAACATAAGGGCTTAGTTTTCTATAATTATCATAGCACATATTAAAAAGCAATACTGGGTCAAAGGTCTTAATTTTGTATATCTCCTCAAAATCTGTATCTGAGTTTTTATTTGTCATGCTTCCAATCAACTAGAAGTAGAAGTTTTTATATGATGTTAATTATCTTTCAATGGTTATTGATCATATTGCTTTATCTCTTCCAAATTGGAAATACTCAAGGCAATGATACTGAATATTCTTTGGTAAGTTTTATCATTTAGTTTCATTTGTACAATATTCTCAAAATTTCCCTTTGTTCCTGAGTTTCCCTTAACATGTAAAAGTTATCcatattttaatcttttcaCTTCCTGATGCAGGTTAAAGAAAATTTACAGgcaaaagattaattaatgccttgtttgaaagaaaaaaatcattatttttgttgttcatctttttgtcaagaatttgaaggaattgtgtcctttaatttaatgtgcaatgactaaacttggatatgacaaattaacagatataatttaatccgattattttaggagtcgtagtgttTTGCTAGAagtcaactacgattaatggggttaaacctataactattataatcgggtcttacgaggtcacacacttagagttgacagactagataaacgagaaaaatggttaattattaatacatattagatattattaataataataaatattatttatttgtgaaataaaataatatataattaatggttaattatggagctAAGACTAATTAATAAGAGAATATAAAAGGTAATAATGCCATacgtttttgttttttgttgccTTTTGATTCGCTCTCCTTAATTAAGTAATGCATTTTatttaagagataaatattCACTGGTTTTGCAAGAGACAGAAGATACGTGATAATagagagaattgttcctctttcAAAATTGGTTTTTGCCATATTACGGTGGTAATTtgtaagaagaaaagaaagaaatcatcttttaaatctagcaattggattgcttcccctttgtctttttcgtcaTAGCAGTCaaaagtaaagagatctagtcgggctcgtgtggaccaagtagaggagcaacacgtggagctctcgattattcattactaccagatctgatccggttcacgcatcaaagtTATATTACTATAatctatatatcatgattctatcaattatgcatggATCATATGATTaaatgtttagattagatctataaattattccgctgcgCACATCTAATTAACAACAGTTGTATCAGAGCACAAGGTTGCATATATTGATAGGATCAATAAATTAACTGTTAATTTTGATGCGGATCTATATTGgtgatataattttacatagattAAGATGTAAAACTATCTTAAAACTTAAGTCCCTAAAGAAAATTGGGGCAATGCTTTTCCGTGTCATGACCCATGAagtttatggttttggttgaatagGTTTCGCAAAAGCGAGAGTGTCTTTCCTCAACCTTAGGCTCCTAAGGATGAATCTATACGGGGATTCATAAACCTTGATACGgttgtacccaacaagagaccaaaaggcaaagttttggatcttgaggcatgggaatgaatcctacattggatgtggatcatcaaccaagaattacaagaagttataattagtaattgttACTTACCTTGAACACACAAGACCTAAGGCAGTGCAAAAGTACATTGGGGATTGTCTATAATGGGATCttgaaatcattttattcataagggactataaaaacttgaataaaatgtgcattcacttattttaaattatttaattataagtattttgcaattttcaaacataaactgatttgtatgtcatttatattttgaagaatatgtcgaacgataatttgaaattctctctgcgctcaattgttgagaaaaacaagctAAATGAAACGAACTTCCTTGATTGGGAAAGGAATATGAGAATTATTCTCAGGTCTGAAGGACGTGAGGACGTCCTAACTACTCCTATCCCTACTGTGACCGAAACCTCATCAAATGAGGAGAAGGCAACATCAACTCGGGTGTAAACTGAAGTATTACATGTTACTTGCCTCATACTAGCTGCAATGGAGCCTGAATTGCAAAAGAGATTTTTGCATTCTGATGCTTATACTATCAGAATTGAACTGAAAACGTTGTTTCAGGATCAGGCAGGCTATACTTGATAGCAAGCTTGTGAAGGGAAAACCAGTGAGTCCTCATGTAATTAGCCTGACTGGGCTTTTCAAGAGGATGGAAAATCTGGGGACCCAATATGACCAAAAGTTTGTCACTGATATTGTTCTTAGATCCTTACATGATGGTTTTGCACCATTTAGAAtgcaataccatatgaatggtctaaagcatgatctgaatgagctccataacatgcttaaaaatgctgaaggcaatattattgatgacaagaagaaggaagttcTAAATGTCAACAATGGGAAGGGGTTTAAGAATGTGGCTAAGAAAAGGAACAATAACCAAGGGAAAGGCAAGCAAGTTGCCAAACCCAAGGGTGGTGAGAAGCCAAAGGTGGCTGCTGATCATGATTGTTTTTACTGCAAGGCCAAGGGACACTAGAAAAGAAATTGTCCCAAGTACCTAGAAGACAAGAAGAACGGGACTGTGAGTTCCACTTcaggtatttatgttattgagattatgaCAACAAATGTTCTCACATTAGATAATGGTCCTACTTGGGTATTAGATACTGCACGTGGTGCTCACATTATTTCATATGTGCAGGGACttagaaataaaagacaagTGAAGAAAGGGGAGATAGACCTGCGCGTTGGAAATGGAGCAAGTGTTGTTGCACTTACCGTAGGAGATTTAAGTCTATCTTTACCTTCTGGTTTAGTATTAGAacttaataattgttattatgttcctttcattactaagaaccttgtttcggttgctgtattacattctgaaagttttgaatttagcattaaaaatggaagtatttctgtttttaagaatgatattttctatgcgactgctccaatgagtaatggactctttgtattggatctcaaatcagaattgtataacataaataagaaaagacaaaaattaaatagtttgagtGAGGCCTACCTATGGCATTGTCGATTGGGTCACATTAGTGCGAATCGCATGAAGAAGATCCACAAAGATGGGCTTCTAAAAGACATGGATTTTGAATCCATTGATACATGTGAATCATGTCTGATGGACAAGATGACAAGGTCACCTTTCAAAGGAACGTTTGAAAGGGCTACTGAACTATTGGGCGTAATACATACTGATGTATGTGGTCCAATGAGCACTGAAGCTAGAGGTGTCTATAGATACTTCATTACATTTACTGATGACATGAGTAGATATGGGTATATTTACCTTATGTCACATAAATCAGAGTCCTTTGAAAAGTTCAAGGAATTTCAAAACGAAGTAGAGACTCAAAgtggcaagaaaataaaagcacttcgatctgatcgtggtggtgagtacttgagccacgaatttgatcatcatttgaaaaactgtggGATAGTAACACAGTTGTCTACCCCAGGAACACCTCAGCTAAATGGTGtgtctgaaaggagaaacaagactttgttagacatggtccgatcaatgatgagttttgttaatcttcCGGTATCCTTCTGGGGATATGCCCTCACTACCGTTGTACTTACACTAAATAGGACTCCGTCAAGAACTGTAGacaaaactccatatgagatatggactggaaaggttccaaagttgtcttttctgaaaatatggggatgtgaagcttatgTAAAGCGTTTACAAACAGAGAAGCTTGCCCCAAAATCAGATAAATGCTTTTTTATAGGGTATCCAAAAGGAAGTTTTGGatattacttctacaatccaaCTCAGCAAAAGGTGTTTGTTGCAAGGGATAATGTCGTTTTGGAAAGAGAGTTCCtttccaacaagtcaagtgggagaaatattcatcttggaacagttcaagatgatgaagagcaacaaactcaacaacaaaatgacatggatgatGTCGATGCAGAGATGATTACTTTTGAAGGCTTAGGGCCTCAGATCATCCAAGAACCGGAACAAGAGGATCTACAAACAATTGTAGATCATGTTCCGGATTTAgttgttgaacaagttgaacccactcgtagatcggaaaggccaagggtacaaccaagacattatgatgatttcatcttaaatgtaaGCCTTGATGTTCTTATGCTAGAACATAGTGAGCCTTCGACCTATAAGCAAGCAGTGACTGGTCCAGACTTCAATAAATGACTTGACGCCATGAGGTCTAAAATGGATttgatgtttgaaaatcaagtatgaGACTTGATAGATTTTCCAGATGGGGTAAAACCCATAGGAAGcaaattgattttcaaactaaaaaatgacAAGGATGGAAATGCATCTATTTACAAGGCAAGACTAGTTGCCAAAGGTTTTAAACAGATTCATGGTATAGACTATGACGAGACATTTTCACCAGTTGTCatgattagatccattaggataatcctagttattgctgcatattatgactatgagatatggcaaatggatgtcaaaactgtttttctaaatggttttttggaagaggatgtgtacatgacacaacctgaaggttttgaagatccaaatcatgCTGGGAAGGTATGCAAACTTAAGAAGTCcatttatggacttaagcaaACATCCATGAGTTGGAacttttgatttgatgaaaagatcaaagagtttgaattcattagatgcgAAGAGGATCCTTGTGTTTACAAGAAGTTTAGTGAGAATAAGGCAGCCTTCTTagtcttgtatgtggatgacatactacttattgggaatgacattccgatgctagagtccgtaaaagaatggctgaagaaatgtttctcaatgaaagacttaggaaagGCCGAGTATATACTTGGAATTaagatctatagagatagatctaagaggcttcttggattaagtcaaagaacttatattgataagattttTAATAGATTCAAGATGCAAGATTCCAATAAGGGATTTTTACCCATTCAACAAGGTGTATCTCTCAGCAAGACGCAGTGTCCTAAAACACCTATTGAGCTtgagaagatgaacaagatcCCATATGCTTCTGCTATAGGATCCatcatgtatgccatggtatgtacacgtccagatgttgcatatgctttgagcatgtgtagcagataccaatcaagtcctggagaagcacactggagtgcagctaagaatatcctgaagtacttaagaagaacaaaggatgatttcttagtatatGGGGGAGATGAAAATTTGATCGTACAAGGCTATACTGATGCAAGCTTTCAGACTGACCGAGATGGCTTTGAGTCTCAATCGGGTTATGTCTTTATCCTTAACGGAGGAGCTGTGAGCTGGAAGAGCTCCAAGCAAGGTACTATAGCAGATTCTACAACAGAGGTTGAGTACATTGCTGCTAGTGAAGCAGCAAAGGAGGCCGTTTGGATGAGGAAGTTCTTATATGAACTCAGTGTTGTTCCTAGCATTTCAATGCCTATCGACatctattgtgacaacaatggtgCCATAGCTCAGGCAAAGGAACCGAGTTCGAGCTCCAAATCCAGACACATTATGAGAAAGTATCACCTTATTCGACACATCATCACTATGGGTGACATTAGGATGTGTAAGGTGCATACTAATGACAATATTGTAGATCCATTGACCAAACTTATGCCTAGGCCCAAGCATGAGAGTCACACTAGGGCTAAGGGTCTCAAGCACATTGGAGAATGACTTTGAGTTTGCTTTTGTATTACATTATGTATTTATGAGTGTTAGACGCCAGTTTTATGTTTGACTTgatgattttatgatatatgatatttcatccttatttatattgttttatcgatattgaataatatgtccaaataattcattattaacaaatgggatcaccttaagtgttctggtgaatgaaaccccattaagtgaaatgaagttttgaattattaaaagtctatagtttgaaatcatcaaatggacatagatgattttataagttactaTATTGTAAGCTGACTGATAGCGTCAAGTTTCATGGGCTATAAGGACATGGAGATGTCTAGTCAattacatatatgtgtatggaTGATACATGTAAGACTGACCCACCTTAAGACTCTCCAAAAGAGATTGTAGAGTTTTAAGTTAAACCATGTTTAGTAGATTCCTCAGACATGAGTATGTTGTGGCCTCACTTGATGATTGGTATTTCTTTGACACTGTTAAACGCTTTCCGTAAAAGGGAGTTATAAAGGCAGAAGTTGGGATTGCTAAAAATTGAGTGGGAGCCATAGTCCTACAAGAATGGAGAAGTCCTCCTACTTCATGTATACTGTGATACATTGAACATGAATGGTGTCTCGGCCACTTAAAGAGcgagaactgaaaatgcatggccatgctcggatggattaatatgaatcatccgtttaattgacagttcaaactcagagtttaagaaacatatttgataaaagGTATGAATGtcaccatatcatcaaataagacattaagagacaaatgtatcttatattgcacacttgtttaaggacaagtgggagattgaaggaattgtgtcctttaatttaatgtgcaatgactaaacttggatagaacaaattaacagatataatttaatccgattattttaagagtcgtagtgctttgctagaagtcaactacgattaatggggttaaacctataactattataatcgggtcctacGAGGTCACACGCTTAGAGTTGACagactagataaacgagaaagatggttaattattaa
This genomic window contains:
- the LOC124909771 gene encoding secreted RxLR effector protein 161-like, whose amino-acid sequence is MNKIPYASAIGSIMYAMVCTRPDVAYALSMCSRYQSSPGEAHWSAAKNILKYLRRTKDDFLVYGGDENLIVQGYTDASFQTDRDGFESQSGYVFILNGGAVSWKSSKQGTIADSTTEVEYIAASEAAKEAVWMRKFLYELSVVPSISMPIDIYCDNNGAIAQAKEPSSSSKSRHIMRKYHLIRHIITMGDIRMCKVHTNDNIVDPLTKLMPRPKHESHTRAKGLKHIGE